The sequence AAAACTGGGGCACTCTGACGCCAGGGCACCCCATCACCAGGGTACCCATCACCGAGggaccccccccaccccagtgTGGGGTACCCAGGTGCTGAGGGGACCCCTCACAAAACTCCCCCATCACCCTGGTACCCAACCACGGGGGCATCCTGTTGCCATGGCACCCCACCCCTGAGACACCCAATCCTTGAGCACCCCCCCGCAAGATACCCCATCCCCAagcccccccccgcccccatGCCATCCcccctctgtgccaccccctcctggcagtgcccgTGGGGTGACCCCCGGCCCCGCTGTCCCCCCAGGAGCTGCGCAGCGGCCGCTTCTGGCggggggtgctggtggagctgctggcGACCCTCATCTTCGTGGGGGTGGTCCTGGGGGCTTcggcagccccggggccgctGGCACCGGCCCTGGCCGGGGGGTTGGTGGCCGGGGGGCTCGTCTGCACCCTCGGGGGTCCCCAGGCCAACCCCGCGCTGAcgctggccctgctgtgcacCCGCAAGCTGAGCGCCCtgcgcggggccgcgggggTCCTGGCCCAGTGCGCGGGGGCCACGctggcctctgctgctgctcgTGCAGCGCTGCAGGACGACACCGGCCTCGTCACCAGGGTGagtgcccccatccctgcccccatccctggcactggACAGGTTGGACAGgtgtccctccctcctgcaggtgAGCGCggtggggacagcggggacagcgcTGGCCTGGGAGACCTTCACCACCTTCCAGCTGGCACTGGCCGCCTTTGCTGCCTCTGAACACGCAGCCCCGCAGGCCGGGCTGGCCCTGGGCGGCGCCGTGGCCGCCGGTGCCCTGGCCGCAGTAAGGACCCCCCATGTCCCACCCGCCCAGGGGGACCCCACCCCACCAGCCCCTGACCCCCCGTCTCCCACAGGGGCCGTTCTCGGGGGGCAGCATGAACCCCGCGCGCTCGCTGGGGCCGGCCATCGTCACCGGGCTCTGGGACGATCACTGGGTGAGTTGGGGGCGCCCTGGGGTCTCCTGGCTGCAGCGTGTGACTGgtcccacccccaccccagcaaCGTGGTTCCTggtcttcccttcccttcctgaccTGGGTCCCTCTGGGACAGGTCAGCAccagctgtgtcccccaggGTCCTCATGGTGTCACCATCGCAGGACCGCTGTGTCCCCCCTATTGCCATCCTTGGGACAGGCCCCATCCCCTCACCATGGGTCCCCTCCCCCAAACAAGTGACACCCCCTCCCCACGGCTGgcctcatccctggagcagGTTCCTCTGCTCCGT is a genomic window of Serinus canaria isolate serCan28SL12 unplaced genomic scaffold, serCan2020 HiC_scaffold_471, whole genome shotgun sequence containing:
- the LOC115484391 gene encoding aquaporin-2-like; translated protein: ELRSGRFWRGVLVELLATLIFVGVVLGASAAPGPLAPALAGGLVAGGLVCTLGGPQANPALTLALLCTRKLSALRGAAGVLAQCAGATLASAAARAALQDDTGLVTRVSAVGTAGTALAWETFTTFQLALAAFAASEHAAPQAGLALGGAVAAGALAAGPFSGGSMNPARSLGPAIVTGLWDDHWVYWLGPVLGAVLAGLSYEFILAPGASREKLGACLACRDVALVETPSLSPSSVAHGPPPPPAEQVTA